The following proteins come from a genomic window of Falco rusticolus isolate bFalRus1 chromosome 9, bFalRus1.pri, whole genome shotgun sequence:
- the ABCA2 gene encoding ATP-binding cassette sub-family A member 2 isoform X1 → MGFLHQLHLLLWKNVTLKRRSPWVLAFEIFIPLVLFFILLGLRQKKPTIPVKEVSFYTAAPLTSAGILPVMQSLCPDGQRDEFGFLQYSNSTVTQLLEHLSEAVEQSSLFDPQHPGLEEELESLRRRLEALSSSEPSSMETHFSSRAGSGFTLAWAAKDRGELHRFLTQNLSLPNSTAELLLGSSVDLGEVYRLFFGSFPLVPDETHERDLWDGFGPREKMTQLEKSLPSGWRSLQEGLVHRALRDPTAAPHRPVLLHLLSQALGLASTASVPTASDSPQAFVTEMEGVLFTGPVLEQLTCEQSLGGLRRLLRVAPGQQPLLQAYRALACNGSRAARREHFAQLATELRDQLDTPKIVSRLKLDEVNSTAAQHRLRALLEDLVEMEKVLRDMDILSALAKLLPKGACASKAPAPTANSTSWAGTNATSGNATAEEEGARDGPASSDNPQGQFSAFVQLWAGLQPILCGNNRTIEPEALKQGNMSSLGFTSKEQRNLGLLVHLMTSNPKILYAPVGTEVDKVILKANETFAFVGNVTHYAKAWLNISPEIRAYLEEGRLQRRIRWLQQFTADLHKHPEILNVSDSDVLHNFLNGNFSLPNASVLLQQLDTIDNAACGWVHFMAKVSVDIFKGFPDEESIVNYTLNQAYQDNVTVFASVIFQTNRDGSLPPHVMYKIRQNSSFTEKTNEIRRAYWRPGPNTGGRFYFLYGFVWIQDMMERALINTFVGHDVVEPGNYVQMFPYPCYTRDDFLFVIEHMMPLCMVISWVYSVAMMIQHIVTEKEHRLKEVMKMMGLNNAVHWVAWFITGFVQLSISVTALTAILKYGKVLMHSDVLIIWLFLAIYAVATIMFCFLVSVLYSKAKLASACGGIIYFLSYVPYMYVAIREEVAHDKITAFEKCIASLMSTTAFGLGSKYFALYEVAGVGIQWHTFSQSPVEGDDFNLLLSMMMLIVDAVVYGVLTWYIEAVHPGMFGLPRPWYFPFQKSYWLGNGRVETWEWTWPWSRTTRLSIMEEDQACAMESRRLEETRGIEEEPTHLPLVVCIDKLTKVYKTDKKLALNKLSLNLYENQVVSFLGHNGAGKTTTMSILTGLFPPTSGSATIYGHDIRTEMDEIRKNLGMCPQHNVLFDRLTVEEHLWFYSQLKSMAEEEIRKEMDKMIEDLELSNKRHSLVQTLSGGMKRKLSVAIAFVGGSRAVILDEPTAGVDPYARRAIWDLILKYKTGRTILLSTHHMDEADLLGDRIAIISHGKLKCCGSPLFLKSTYGDGYKLTVVKKQSDIRNGTEPGQPHSPPAHSSVSPCSEPRVSQFIKKYVASCLLISDTNTELSYILPSEAVKKGCFERLFQHLEQSLEELDLTSFGLMDTTLEEVFLKVSEEDQSLENSDVDMKESKKDILQPPAPGLDLKPEVNGEAPAEAAVPEKPEVELSNLVTCSKLAQSQASLRSASSVGSVRGDEGGAYSEFFGDYAPLFDNRQDPDNISLQEQEAEVEAEDQDLAGQGSFKLEGSWLKLRQFHGLIVKRFHCAKRNTKALFSQILLPAFFVCVAMTVALSVPEIGDLPPLILSPSQYHNYTQPKGNFIPYANEERREYRLRLSPDASPQQLVNTFHLPSGVGATCVLKTAFNNTLDQPMQTLNLNSNESKMLAAKYFDAMCIDSFTQGLPLSNFVPPPPSPAPSDYPISVDEELLHAWNSTTFSSAIKETVTSAPALPRIVHEPIKCTCSMQGTGFSCPSGVGGHPPQMKVVTGDILADITGRNVSEYLLYTSDRFRLHRYGALTFGNIQKSIPASFGVRAPATVRKIAVRRTAQVFYNNKGYHSMPTYLNALNNAILRANLPKSKGNPAAYGITVTNHPMNKTSASLSLDYLLQGTDVVIAIFIIVAMSFVPASFVVFLVAEKATKAKHLQFVSGCDPVIYWLANYVWDMLNYLVPATCCIIILFVFDLPAYTSPTNFPAVLSLFLLYGWSITPIMYPASFWFEVPSSAYVFLIVINLFIGITATVATFLLQLFEHDKDLKVVNSYLKSCFLVFPNYNLGHGLMEMAYNEYINEYYAKIGQFDKMKSPFEWDIVTRGLVAMTIEGFVGFFITIMCQYNFFRKPQRLPVSTKPIEDDIDVANERHRVLRGDADNDMLKIENLTKVYKSRKIGRILAVDRLCVGVRPGECFGLLGVNGAGKTTTFKMLTGDESTTGGEAFVNGHSILKELLQVQQSLGYCPQFDALFDELTAQEHLELYTRLRGIPWKDEERVVKWALKKLELTKYADKPASTYSGGNKRKLSTAIALIGYPAFIFLDEPTTGMDPKARRFLWNLILDVIKTGRSVVLTSHSMEECEALCTRLAIMVNGRLKCLGSIQHLKNRFGDGYMITVRTKSSLNVKEVVRFFNRNFPEAILKERHHTKAQYQLKSDQISLAQVFSKMEQVVDVLGIEDYSVSQTTLDNVFVNFAKKQSDNLEQQETSPSCALQSPLERVLSLLHPRAAPTELRALVVEEQEDLETDDEGLISFEEERAQLSFNTDTLC, encoded by the exons TGGGTGCTGGCCTTTGAGATCTTCATTCCCCTGGTGCTCTTCTTCATCCTCCTGGGGCTGAGGCAGAAGAAGCCAACTATCCCTGTGAAAGAAG TCT ctttCTACACGGCGGCCCCGCTCACCTCGGCCGGGATCCTGCCCGTCATGCAGTCCCTGTGCCCTGACGGCCAGCGCGACGAGTTTGGCTTCCTGCAGTACTCCAACTCCAC GGTGACGCAGCTCCTGGAGCACCTCAGCGAagctgtggagcagagcagcctctTTGACCCGCAGCACCCcgggctggaggaggagctggagtcGCTGCGCCGGCGCCTGGAGGCACTCAGCAGCAGCGAGCCCAGCTCCATGGAGACTCACTTCAGCAGCCGAGCAG GATCCGGCTTCACATTGGCGTGGGCGGCCAAGGACCGGGGCGAGCTGCACCGCTTCCTGACACAGAACCTGTCCCTTCCCAACAGCACAGCCGAGCTGCTCCTGGGCTCCAGCGTTGACCTGGGGGAG GTGTACCGCCTGTTTTTCGGTTCCTTTCCTTTGGTACCTGATGAGACCCATGAGCGAGACCTCTGGGATGGGTTTGGCCCCCGTGAGAAGATGACGCAGCTGGAG AAGAGCCTTCCCAGCGGCTGGAGGAGCCTGCAGGAAGGGTTGGTCCACAGGGCACTGCGGGACCCCACGGCAGCCCCACACCGGCCGGTGCTGCTCCACTTGCTCTCCCAGGCCCTGGGTCTTGCCAGCACTGCCTCGGTACCCACCGCCTCTGACAGTCCCCAAGCCTTTGTCACCGAGATGGAG GGTGTCCTCTTCACCGGGCcggtgctggagcagctgacatgtgagcagagcctgggggggctgcgTCGCCTCCTGCGTGTGGCCCCCGGGCAGCAGCCGCTGCTGCAGGCGTACCGGGCACTGGCCTGCAATGGCAGCCGGGCTGCTCGCCGGGAGCACTTTGCCCAGCTGGCCACCGAGCTCCGGGACCAGCTGGACACCCCCAAGATCGTCAGCAGG CTGAAGCTGGATGAGGTAaacagcacagctgcccagcaccGCCTCCGCGCCCTCCTGGAGGACCTGGTAGAGATGGAGAAGGTTCTCCGTGACATGGACATCCTCTCAGCGCTGGCCAAGCTGCTGCCCAAGGGAGCCTGTGCCAGCAAAGCCCCGGCACCCACTGCCAACAGCACCAGCTGGGCAGGCACCAATGCCACGTCTGGCAACGCCACGGCAGAGGAGGAGGGTGCCAGGGATGGCCCGGCCAGCAGCGACAACCCCCAGGGGCAGTTCTCGGCATTtgtgcagctctgggctgggctgcagcccatCCTCTGCGGCAACAACCG GACGATCGAGCCCGAGGCACTGAAGCAGGGCAACATGAGCTCGCTGGGCTTCACCAGCAAGGAGCAGCGAAACCTGGGTCTCCTCGTGCACCTGATGACCAGCAACCCCAAAATCCTGTACGCGCCTGTGGGCACTGAAGTGGACAAGGTCATCCTGAAG GCCAACGAGACCTTTGCCTTTGTGGGCAATGTCACCCACTATGCCAAGGCGTGGCTGAACATCTCCCCTGAGATCCGTGCCTATCTGGAGGagggcaggctgcagaggcGCATCCGCTGGCTCCAGCAG TTCACTGCTGACCTCCACAAACACCCAGAGATCCTGAACGTCTCCGACAGCGACGTTCTCCACAACTTCCTCAATGGCAACTTCTCCCTGCCCAATGCCAGcgtcctgctccagcagctggacaCCATTGACAATGCTGCCTGTGGTTGGGTCCACTTCATGGCCAAG GTCAGCGTGGACATCTTCAAAGGTTTCCCAGATGAGGAGAGCATTGTCAACTACACGCTGAACCAAGCCTACCAGGACAACGTCACAGTCTTTGCCA GCGTCATCTTCCAGACCAACAGGGACGGCTCGCTGCCCCCCCATGTCATGTACAAGATCCGACAGAACTCCAGCTTCACGGAGAAGACCAACGAGATCCGGCGGGCATACTGGCGGCCCGGCCCCAACACTGGTGGCCGCTTCTACTTCCTCTACGGCTTCGTCTGGATCCAGG acATGATGGAGCGTGCCCTCATCAACACATTTGTTGGCCATGACGTGGTGGAGCCCGGCAACTATGTGCAGATGTTCCCGTACCCATGTTATACCCGGGACGA CTTCCTCTTCGTCATTGAGCACATGATGCCCCTGTGCATGGTGATCTCCTGGGTCTATTCGGTGGCCATGATGATTCAGCACATTGTGACAGAGAAGGAGCATCGCCTGAAAGAG GTGATGAAGATGATGGGCTTGAACAACGCAGTGCATTGGGTGGCTTGGTTCATCACCGGCTTCGTCCAGCTATCCATCTCGGTCACAGCACTCACCGCCATCCTGAAGTATGGCAAGGTCCTGATGCACAGCGATGTCCTCATCATCTGGCTCTTTCTTGCCATCTATGCAGTAGCCACCATCATGTTCTG CTTCCTGGTGTCGGTGCTCTACTCCAAGGCCAAGCTGGCCTCTGCCTGCGGTGGCATCATCTATTTCCTCAGCTACGTGCCTTACATGTACGTGGCCATCCGGGAGGAGGTGGCACATGACAAGATCACAGCCTTTGAGAAGTGCATCGCG TCCCTCATGTCCACCACAGCCTTTGGGCTGGGCTCCAAGTACTTTGCTCTGTATGAGGTGGCCGGTGTGGGCATCCAGTGGCACACCTTCAGCCAGTCGCCCGTGGAAGGAGATGACTTCAACCTCCTGCTGTCTATGATGATGCTGATTGTGGATGCTGTAGTGTACGGGGTGCTTACGTGGTACATCGAGGCCGTGCACCCGG GCATGTTCGGCTTGCCACGGCCCTGGTACTTCCCCTTCCAGAAGTCCTACTGGCTGGGCAACGGGCGAGTGGAGACCTGGGAGTGGACCTGGCCCTGGTCCCGCACCACCCGCCTCAGCATCATGGAGGAGGATCAGGCCTGTGCCATGGAGAGCCGAAGGCTGG AGGAGACAAGGGGCATCGAGGAGGAGCCGACCCACCTCCCCTTGGTTGTCTGCATTGACAAGCTCACCAAGGTCTACAAGACAGACAAGAAGCTGGCGCTGAACAAGCTGAGCCTCAACCTCTATGAGAACCAGGTGGTGTCCTTCCTGGGGCACAATGGCGCAGGCAAAACCACCACCAT GTCCATCCTCACTGGCTTGTTCCCTCCGACCTCGGGCTCGGCTACCATCTATGGCCACGATATCCGGACAGAGATGGATGAGATCCGGAAGAACCTCGGCATGTGTCCCCAGCACAACGTGCTCTTTGACAGACTGACGGTGGAGGAGCACCTCTGGTTCTACTCGCAGCTCAAGAGCATGGCGGAGGAGGAGATCCGCAAGGAGATGGACAA GATGATCGAGGACCTGGAGCTCTCCAACAAACGCCACTCCTTGGTGCAGACGCTCTCGGGAGGCATGAAGAGGAAGCTGTCGGTGGCCATCGCCTTTGTGGGTGGGTCACGGGCTGTGATCTTGGATGAGCCCACAGCCGGTGTGGACCCGTACGCTCGCAGGGCCATCTGGGACCTCATCCTCAAGTACAAGACAG GGAGGACCATCCTGCTCTCCACACACCACATGGATGAGGCTGACCTGCTGGGTGACCGCATCGCCATCATCTCCCATGGCAAGCTCAAGTGCTGTGGCTCCCCCCTTTTCCTCAAGAGCACCTACGGTGATGGCTACAAGCTGACAGTGGTGAAGAAGCAGTCTGACATCAGGAATGGCACAG AGCCCGGCCAGCcacacagccccccagcccactcctCCGTCAGCCCCTGCTCTGAGCCTCGCGTCTCCCAGTTCATCAAGAAATACGTGGCCTCCTGCCTCCTCATCTCGGACACCAACACTGAGCTCTCCTACATTCTACCCAGCGAGGCCGTCAAGAAAGGCTGCTTTGAGAGGCTCTTCCAG CACTTGGAGCAGAGCTTGGAGGAGCTGGACCTCACCAGTTTTGGGCTGATGGACACCACGCTGGAGGAGGTCTTCCTGAAGGTGTCTGAGGAGGACCAGTCTCTGGAGAACAGCGATGTGG ACATGAAGGAGTCCAAGAAGGACATCCTGCAGCCACCTGCCCCTGGGCTGGACCTGAAGCCTGAGGTCAACGGGGAGGCCCCGGCCGAAGCGGCTGTGCCGGAGAAGCCCGAGGTGGAGCTCAGCAACTTGGTGACCTGCTCCAAGCTGGCGCAGTCGCAGGCATCCCTGCGCTCAGCCTCCTCGGTGGGCTCCGTGCGGGGTGACGAAGGTGGGGCTTATTCCGAATTCTTTGGGGATTATGCGCCCCTGTTCGATAACCGGCAGGACCCCGATAACATCAGTCTGCAAG aGCAAGAGGCAGAGGTGGAGGCAGAAGACCAGGacctggctgggcaggggagctTCAAGCTGGAGGGCTCGTGGCTGAAGCTGCGGCAGTTCCACGGGCTGATCGTCAAACGCTTCCACTGCGCCAAGCGCAACACCAAGGCCCTCTTCTCCCAGATCCTCCTGCCCGCCTTCTTCGTCTGTGTGGCCATGACGGTGGCACTCTCTGTGCCCGAAATAG GTGACCTGCCACCACTCATCCTCTCACCATCGCAGTACCACAACTACACCCAGCCCAAGGGCAACTTCATTCCTTATGCCAATGAGGAGCGGCGCGAGTACCG CCTCAGGCTGTCTCCTGatgccagcccccagcagctggtgAACACCTTCCACCTGCCCTCTGGTGTGGGGGCTACCTGCGTGCTCAAGACTGCCTTCAACAACACTCTGGACCAGCCCATGCAGACCCTCAACCTCAACAGCAACGAGTCCAAGATGTTGGCGGCCAAGTACTTCGATGCCATGTGCATCGACTCCTTCACCCAGGGCCTGCCGCTCTCCAACTTTGTGCCGCCGCCTCCATCCCCGGCTCCCTCTGACTACCCCATCTCAGTGGATGAGGAGCTGCTCCATGCCTGGAACTCCACAACCTTCTCCTCTGCCATCAAAG AGACCGTGACCTcggctcctgccctgccccgcaTTGTCCATGAGCCCATCAAGTGCACATGCTCCATGCAGGGCACCGGCTTCTCCTGCCCCAGCGGTGTGGGGGGCCACCCCCCGCAGATGAAGGTGGTGACAGGGGACATCCTGGCAGACATCACAGGGCGCAATGTCTCCGAGTATCTGCTCTACACCTCGGACCGCTTCCGGTTGCACAG GTATGGGGCCCTCACCTTCGGCAACATCCAGAAATCCATCCCGGCGTCCTTCGGGGTCCGGGCTCCTGCCACGGTTCGCAAGATCGCTGTCCGGAGAACGGCCCAG gtCTTCTACAACAACAAGGGCTACCATAGCATGCCCACCTACCTCAACGCTCTCAACAACGCCATCCTGCGAGCCAACTTGCCCAAGAGCAAAGGCAACCCTGCTGCCTATG GCATCACAGTAACCAACCACCCCATGAACAAGACGAGTGCCAGCCTGTCCTTGGATTACCT CCTGCAAGGCACGGATGTGGTGATTGCCATCTTCATCATTGTGGCCATGTCCTTCGTGCCAGCCAGCTTTGTGGTGTTCCTGGTGGCCGAAAAGGCCACCAAGGCCAAACACCTGCAGTTTGTGAGCGGCTGTGACCCTGTCATCTACTGGTTGGCCAACTATGTGTGGGACATG CTGAACTACCTGGTGCCGGCCACGTGCTGCATCATCATCCTGTTTGTGTTCGACCTCCCGGCCTACACCTCTCCCACCAACTTCCCCGCCGTCCTCTCCCTCTTCTTGCTCTACGG CTGGTCCATCACCCCCATCATGTACCCTGCCTCCTTCTGGTTCGaggtgcccagctctgcctaCGTCTTCCTCATAGTCATCAATCTCTTCATTGGCATCACAGCCACCGTCGCCAcgttcctgctgcagctgtttgagCATGACAAG GATCTGAAGGTGGTGAACAGCTACCTGAAGAGCTGCTTCCTTGTATTCCCTAACTACAACCTGGGCCACGGTTTGATGGAGATGGCCTACAACGAATACATTAATGAATACTATGCCAAGATCG GGCAGTTCGATAAAATGAAATCGCCCTTCGAATGGGATATCGTGACCAGGGGGCTTGTTGCCATGACAATCGAAGGTTTTGTCGGCTTCTTCATCACCATCATGTGCCAGTACAACTTCTTCCGGAAGCCCCA GCGGCTGCCTGTCTCCACCAAGCCCATCGAGGATGACATTGATGTGGCCAATGAGCGGCACCGTGTCCTGCGTGGCGATGCTGACAACGACATGCTGAAGATCGAAAACCTCACCAAG GTGTACAAGTCCCGCAAGATCGGGCGCATCCTGGCCGTGGACCGGCTGTGCGTGGGTGTGCGGCCTGGGGAGTGCTTTGGGCTGCTGGGTGTCAATGGCGCGGGCAAGACGACCACCTTCAAGATGCTGACGGGGGATGAGAGCACCACAGGCGGAGAGGCCTTCGTTAATGGGCACAG CATCCTGAAGGAGCTCCTGCAGGTCCAGCAGAGCTTGGGCTACTGCCCCCAATTTGACGCACTCTTTGACGAGCTGACGGCCCAGGAGCACCTGGAGCTCTACACCCGCCTGCGCGGCATCCCCTGGAAAGACGAGGAGCGG GTGGTCAAGTGGGCACTGAAGAAGTTGGAGCTGACCAAGTATGCTGACAAGCCTGCCAGCACCTACAGCGGAGGCAACAAGAGGAAGCTGTCCACAGCCATCGCGCTGATCGGATACCCAGCCTTCATCTTCCTG GATGAGCCCACCACAGGGATGGACCCCAAGGCACGGCGCTTCCTCTGGAACCTTATCCTGGATGTCATCAAAACTGGTCGCTCCGTGGTGCTCACATCTCACAG CATGGAGGAGTGCGAGGCTCTCTGCACCCGCCTGGCCATCATGGTGAACGGGAGGCTCAAGTGTCTTGGCAGCATCCAGCACCTGAAGAACCG GTTTGGCGACGGCTACATGATCACAGTGCGCACGAAGTCCAGCCTCAACGTCAAGGAGGTGGTGAGGTTCTTCAACCGCAACTTCCCCGAGGCCATCCTCAAG GAGCGGCACCACACCAAGGCTCAGTACCAGCTGAAGTCGGACCAGATCTCACTGGCACAGGTCTTCAGCAAGATGGAGCAGGTGGTGGACGTGCTGGGCATAGAAGACTATTCTGTCAGCCAGACCACACTGGACAAC GTGTTTGTGAATTTTGCCAAGAAGCAAAGTGACAacctggagcagcaggagacgagccccagctgtgccctgcagtcACCCCTGGAGCGCGTGCTGAGCCTGCTGCACCCTCGGGCCGCCCCCACGGAGCTGCGGGCCCTCGTggtggaggagcaggaggaccTGGAGACTGATGACGAAGGCCTCATCAGCTTCGAGGAGGAGAGG GCTCAGCTCTCATTCAACACGGACACGCTGTGCTGA